One region of Halohasta litchfieldiae genomic DNA includes:
- a CDS encoding YcaO-like family protein → MSDANEITITEWDSDRVSTESKDRSVLARLRQIENPTTGIITGLQRVPVPPGEPAIENYVVDREDFTPFTDGEPMAHEEGGCAFTKSNGLIAAYGEAIERYCGCVFREEAFRTASYTDIVDSASAIDPTAVVNFSSQQQASMDSSSLCGVDDELSWVVGEDLGSGSETHIPAQLVYLSYPPDAEPFIRNPISTGLATGSSREMAIHNGLSELVERDAFMTYYLTKTELPVIDPTTASPRIQRLVDRVTGHGLELTLLDGTTDLGVPVAIAVLVDRKSTPAVTVAAAGGTDATAVIESALEEVVQTRLWTLSLLADTERAPADLELEAINSYAERGLLWSVQDRISDLAFWIESHRTTTVDEFDSDLPFGEIVDRVTAAAGYDCYAVDVTTRDVSNLGFSVQRVIAPRLQPLYLLERLRYFGGDRLTETPVEMGYRERPPTEAALNTVPHPFP, encoded by the coding sequence ATGTCTGATGCGAACGAGATCACCATCACCGAATGGGACAGTGATCGCGTGTCGACCGAAAGCAAAGACCGCAGTGTCCTCGCGCGGCTCCGACAGATCGAGAACCCGACAACGGGCATCATCACGGGCCTTCAGCGGGTGCCGGTGCCACCGGGCGAGCCAGCTATCGAGAACTACGTGGTCGACCGAGAGGATTTCACACCGTTTACCGACGGAGAACCGATGGCCCACGAAGAAGGCGGCTGTGCGTTCACGAAATCGAATGGGCTCATCGCAGCATACGGTGAGGCCATCGAACGCTACTGTGGCTGTGTGTTCCGAGAGGAGGCGTTCCGCACAGCCTCATATACGGACATTGTCGACTCGGCCTCGGCCATCGATCCAACAGCGGTTGTGAACTTTTCATCACAACAGCAAGCGTCGATGGATAGTTCCAGTCTCTGTGGCGTCGACGACGAACTGTCGTGGGTTGTTGGTGAGGACCTCGGTTCGGGATCCGAAACGCACATTCCGGCTCAGTTAGTGTATCTGTCGTATCCGCCGGATGCAGAGCCATTCATTCGGAATCCGATCTCGACGGGGCTGGCGACAGGCTCCTCTCGGGAGATGGCGATCCACAACGGGCTGTCCGAACTCGTCGAGCGTGACGCGTTCATGACGTACTATCTGACGAAAACTGAGTTGCCAGTTATCGATCCAACCACAGCCTCGCCACGAATCCAGCGGTTGGTCGACCGCGTGACTGGACACGGACTTGAACTGACGCTACTGGATGGAACGACCGATCTCGGTGTGCCGGTTGCAATCGCGGTGTTGGTCGACCGAAAGAGCACTCCCGCGGTTACCGTGGCTGCTGCAGGTGGTACAGACGCGACAGCGGTAATTGAGAGTGCGCTCGAAGAAGTGGTCCAGACGCGACTGTGGACGCTATCACTGCTGGCGGATACCGAACGGGCTCCCGCGGATCTCGAACTCGAAGCGATCAACTCCTATGCCGAGCGCGGCCTGTTGTGGTCGGTTCAGGACCGTATCAGTGACCTTGCATTCTGGATTGAGAGCCACCGAACCACGACCGTCGACGAGTTCGACAGCGATCTCCCCTTCGGTGAGATCGTCGACCGAGTCACGGCGGCGGCGGGATACGACTGCTACGCGGTCGACGTCACGACGCGAGATGTTTCGAATCTGGGGTTCAGCGTCCAACGAGTAATCGCCCCGCGGCTCCAGCCGCTGTATCTCCTGGAGCGATTGCGCTATTTCGGCGGAGATCGGCTCACGGAGACGCCGGTCGAAATGGGGTATCGGGAGCGGCCACCGACCGAGGCAGCACTCAACACGGTTCCACATCCCTTCCCCTAA
- a CDS encoding DUF5795 family protein, with protein sequence MSNRVVEGRMVTSETLAEMIEGERPMEATEIEDADRECPECGGNVISVGYMPSVTAFVTGYKCQDCDWSEKEDQ encoded by the coding sequence ATGAGCAACCGAGTTGTCGAGGGGCGGATGGTTACCTCCGAAACGTTGGCGGAAATGATTGAAGGCGAGCGCCCGATGGAAGCAACCGAGATCGAAGACGCCGACCGAGAGTGTCCAGAGTGTGGTGGCAACGTCATCAGTGTCGGGTATATGCCGAGTGTGACCGCGTTCGTGACGGGGTACAAATGCCAAGACTGCGACTGGAGCGAGAAAGAAGACCAGTAG
- a CDS encoding DUF5794 domain-containing protein has protein sequence MSVSQHPVALQLERRVGGAVRLLATVMALPLIDGIFVALILAGTLDTAVGMLETGLLIFGGSATLAVILAEMDGSPKEIVTSILLIGAVIIPLAALEAVFALTIESVLNMVIFERFAGLVILAIAAQTASSKIGELLPSPGIIIALGLIASLQPSGLVVDLLIDPELIARATATAAIGVGFALLVALTAPQLRGNVDIDRFRFGSSVALGVLALPILGLLETDAPIALAVLIVTALFAYNPDAAPASAATTVDNHDGSAGDRTVDGSAEPVDGVDPIGSGSSSESATASAVDDGSGGKSPESAVMSANVDRAEANKEISVEGGDVGYGYPSEDSSQAPWL, from the coding sequence ATGAGTGTCTCACAACACCCGGTTGCGCTCCAGTTGGAGCGACGCGTCGGTGGTGCAGTTCGCCTGTTAGCCACGGTGATGGCGTTACCGTTGATCGACGGCATCTTCGTGGCGCTAATCTTGGCAGGTACCCTCGACACCGCCGTCGGCATGCTCGAAACGGGGCTGCTCATCTTCGGCGGCTCGGCTACCTTGGCCGTGATTCTCGCGGAGATGGACGGCAGTCCAAAGGAGATCGTGACCTCGATCCTGCTGATCGGTGCGGTGATCATACCGCTGGCGGCTCTGGAAGCCGTGTTCGCACTCACCATCGAGAGCGTGCTTAATATGGTCATCTTCGAGCGGTTTGCTGGGTTGGTGATCCTCGCTATCGCCGCCCAAACCGCCAGCTCGAAGATCGGTGAACTGTTGCCCAGTCCTGGCATCATCATCGCGCTCGGGCTCATCGCCAGCCTCCAGCCCAGTGGGTTGGTCGTCGACCTGCTGATCGATCCGGAGTTGATCGCCCGGGCGACCGCCACCGCAGCCATTGGTGTTGGCTTTGCGCTGCTGGTGGCGCTGACCGCGCCACAGCTCCGGGGCAATGTCGACATCGACCGCTTCCGATTCGGGAGTTCGGTCGCACTGGGCGTGCTTGCGCTGCCCATCTTAGGGCTGTTGGAGACCGACGCCCCAATCGCACTGGCAGTGTTGATCGTCACCGCGCTGTTTGCCTACAACCCCGATGCAGCCCCGGCTTCAGCCGCCACGACGGTCGACAATCACGATGGCTCGGCGGGAGACCGGACCGTCGACGGGAGTGCCGAACCGGTCGACGGTGTCGACCCGATTGGCAGCGGAAGCAGCTCGGAGTCGGCAACGGCCTCGGCAGTTGACGATGGCTCCGGCGGCAAATCGCCGGAGTCGGCCGTGATGAGTGCGAACGTCGACCGTGCAGAGGCAAACAAGGAGATCTCCGTCGAGGGCGGCGACGTGGGCTACGGCTATCCCAGCGAAGATAGCTCGCAGGCACCGTGGCTTTGA
- the guaB gene encoding IMP dehydrogenase, whose translation MANENSEMSFSQKLQVPEALTFDDVLLRPMESRIEPDDADLSTRVSRNVELTIPILSAAMDTVTESDTAIGMAREGGMGVLHRNMDIEETAAEVKRVKRADELMIRRDNVVTASPQQTISEVDRMMSREGVSGAPVVDDDDTVLGIISGTDIRPFLEVGETDSVREAMTDEVITAAEDVEAREALELMYEYKIERVPIVDDENHLVGLVTMQGVLQRREHQEAARDEHGRLVCGVAVGPFEKDRATAADEAGADVLFIDCAHAHNLNVIESAREIKETVDADVVVGNVGTREAAAEVVDFADGIKVGIGPGSICTTRVVTGAGMPQISAIAEVADVAAPEDVPVIADGGIRYSGDAIKAVAAGADAVMLGSYFAGTEEAPGRVITMNGKKYKQYRGMGSVGAMKSGGGDRYLKDADEGEEFVPEGVEAATPYKGTLASELHQLVGGMQSGMGYVGAETLPGFKQRAEFVRVSSAGQTEGHPHDVMITDEAPNYSPE comes from the coding sequence ATGGCGAACGAAAATTCGGAGATGTCTTTCTCGCAGAAGCTACAGGTGCCGGAGGCGTTGACATTCGACGACGTGTTGCTCCGCCCGATGGAGAGCCGCATCGAACCCGACGACGCGGATCTCTCGACACGTGTGTCGCGTAACGTCGAACTAACGATCCCGATCCTTTCGGCAGCGATGGATACGGTGACCGAAAGCGACACCGCAATCGGCATGGCCCGCGAGGGCGGGATGGGTGTCCTCCACCGCAACATGGATATCGAGGAGACGGCCGCAGAGGTCAAACGTGTCAAACGCGCCGACGAACTGATGATCCGGCGGGACAACGTCGTCACTGCCAGCCCACAGCAGACGATCAGCGAGGTCGACCGCATGATGAGCCGAGAGGGCGTTTCAGGTGCCCCAGTCGTCGACGACGACGACACTGTCCTCGGCATTATTTCGGGCACCGACATCCGGCCCTTCCTCGAAGTCGGTGAGACCGACAGCGTCCGTGAGGCGATGACCGACGAGGTCATCACCGCCGCCGAAGACGTCGAGGCCCGCGAGGCACTCGAACTCATGTACGAGTACAAAATCGAGCGCGTCCCAATCGTCGACGACGAGAACCACCTCGTCGGCCTCGTCACGATGCAGGGCGTTCTCCAACGCCGCGAACACCAAGAGGCCGCCCGCGATGAACACGGACGGCTGGTCTGTGGTGTCGCGGTCGGCCCCTTCGAAAAAGACCGCGCAACCGCTGCCGACGAGGCTGGCGCGGACGTGCTGTTCATTGACTGCGCACACGCGCACAACCTCAACGTGATCGAGTCGGCCCGCGAGATCAAGGAGACCGTCGACGCCGACGTCGTCGTCGGCAACGTCGGCACGCGCGAGGCGGCCGCCGAGGTCGTCGACTTCGCCGACGGGATCAAGGTCGGCATCGGTCCCGGCTCGATCTGTACCACCCGCGTCGTCACCGGAGCCGGAATGCCACAGATCTCCGCGATTGCGGAGGTCGCTGACGTCGCGGCACCCGAAGACGTCCCAGTGATCGCCGACGGTGGGATTCGCTACTCCGGCGATGCGATCAAGGCAGTCGCCGCGGGCGCGGACGCAGTGATGCTCGGCTCCTACTTCGCCGGAACCGAGGAGGCTCCCGGCCGGGTCATCACGATGAACGGCAAGAAATACAAACAGTACCGCGGGATGGGCAGCGTCGGCGCGATGAAATCCGGCGGCGGTGACCGCTATCTCAAGGACGCCGACGAGGGCGAAGAGTTCGTACCGGAGGGTGTCGAAGCTGCAACCCCTTATAAAGGAACCCTCGCATCGGAACTCCACCAGCTCGTCGGCGGGATGCAGTCCGGGATGGGCTACGTGGGAGCCGAAACGCTTCCCGGCTTCAAACAGCGCGCCGAGTTCGTTCGCGTCTCCTCGGCCGGTCAGACCGAAGGCCACCCACACGACGTGATGATCACCGACGAGGCCCCGAACTACAGCCCGGAGTAA
- a CDS encoding HalX domain-containing protein, translating into MNDDRPLVLVVEDEADLADLYATWLKADYRVRTAYGGEEALEKLDDEISVMLLDRRMPGLSGDEVLDAAREQGIDCPVSMVTAVEPDFDIIEMGFDTYLVKPVTRDTLIETVEDLLSRSSYDEGVQELYSLASKKALLESEKGRSSLEDNEEYQELSERLKELREELDDTMGSFEDHDDFVGFYEAFDSPDEDQDFDFDADDSEFETDDDDTDSFEF; encoded by the coding sequence ATGAACGACGACCGCCCACTCGTTCTCGTCGTCGAGGACGAAGCCGATCTAGCAGACTTGTATGCAACGTGGCTGAAAGCTGACTACCGCGTTCGGACGGCCTACGGCGGCGAGGAGGCCCTCGAAAAACTCGACGACGAGATTTCGGTGATGCTTCTAGACCGGCGTATGCCGGGACTGTCGGGCGACGAAGTGCTGGATGCCGCCCGTGAGCAGGGTATCGACTGTCCGGTATCGATGGTAACGGCTGTCGAGCCTGACTTCGATATCATCGAGATGGGGTTCGACACCTATCTCGTCAAGCCAGTGACTCGGGATACGCTCATCGAGACTGTCGAGGATCTCCTCTCCCGAAGCTCCTACGACGAGGGAGTGCAGGAACTCTACTCGCTGGCATCGAAAAAGGCGCTGTTGGAGTCAGAAAAGGGACGTTCTTCGCTCGAAGACAACGAAGAGTACCAAGAGCTCTCCGAGCGACTCAAAGAGTTGCGTGAAGAACTCGACGATACAATGGGTTCCTTCGAGGATCACGACGACTTCGTCGGATTCTACGAGGCATTCGATTCACCCGACGAAGACCAAGACTTCGATTTCGATGCCGACGATAGTGAGTTCGAAACTGACGATGACGACACCGACAGCTTCGAGTTCTGA
- a CDS encoding pyridoxal phosphate-dependent aminotransferase, protein MTLQPNDRVASVPESGIRKFFELAEERDDVISLGVGEPDFSTPWAARSAAIHSLEEGRTSYTSNRGMADLRRLISDYSRRWDHDYDPDTEVLVTTGASEAVDLALRAFISPGDTVAIHQPNYISYRPGIQFAGGEPLGVPTHAADDFALTPEALAAAGADEADLLVLCYPNNPTGAVMDDEEIAAVAEFCVDNDIAVIADEIYAALTYDGDHTSIASMPGMRERTVVINGFSKAYAMTGLRLGYMLAPADAIESLNRVHQYTMLSAPTTAQYAAIEALRSCEDAVTEMATEYNRRRRFVLSRFEEMGLDCFTSRGAFYAFPKCGGDDEAFAEQLLKEEGVAVVPGSVFGDGGEGHLRVSYATSMRELKTAMNRLETFLQNR, encoded by the coding sequence ATGACGCTCCAGCCCAACGACCGTGTCGCGAGCGTGCCCGAGTCCGGGATCCGCAAGTTCTTCGAGCTGGCCGAGGAGCGCGACGACGTGATTTCACTCGGTGTCGGTGAGCCGGATTTCTCGACACCGTGGGCCGCCCGGAGTGCGGCGATCCACTCGCTCGAAGAGGGCCGGACCTCCTACACCTCCAACCGTGGTATGGCCGACCTACGGCGGTTAATCAGTGACTACTCCCGTCGCTGGGACCACGACTACGACCCCGATACGGAGGTTCTCGTCACCACCGGCGCAAGCGAGGCCGTCGACCTTGCGCTCCGAGCGTTCATTTCGCCGGGCGACACGGTCGCTATCCACCAACCGAACTACATCTCCTACCGGCCGGGAATCCAGTTCGCTGGCGGCGAGCCACTCGGTGTGCCGACACACGCAGCAGACGACTTCGCCCTGACTCCGGAGGCGCTGGCGGCCGCCGGCGCGGATGAGGCCGATCTGCTCGTCCTCTGTTATCCCAACAATCCGACGGGAGCTGTGATGGACGACGAGGAGATCGCGGCCGTCGCAGAGTTCTGTGTCGACAACGACATCGCTGTCATTGCCGACGAGATCTATGCCGCGCTGACCTACGACGGCGACCACACTTCGATTGCGTCGATGCCGGGCATGCGGGAGCGAACGGTCGTCATCAACGGCTTCTCGAAAGCCTACGCGATGACGGGGCTGCGGTTGGGCTACATGCTGGCTCCAGCTGACGCAATCGAGTCGCTGAACCGCGTCCACCAGTATACGATGCTGTCGGCTCCGACGACCGCCCAGTACGCCGCCATTGAGGCATTGCGAAGCTGTGAGGACGCCGTCACCGAGATGGCCACCGAGTACAACCGCCGTCGACGGTTCGTCCTCTCGCGGTTCGAGGAGATGGGCCTCGACTGCTTTACCTCCCGTGGGGCGTTCTACGCCTTCCCGAAGTGTGGCGGCGACGACGAGGCCTTCGCCGAGCAACTCCTCAAAGAAGAGGGTGTGGCCGTCGTCCCCGGGAGCGTCTTCGGCGACGGTGGCGAGGGCCACCTTCGTGTCTCGTATGCGACGAGCATGCGAGAACTCAAAACGGCGATGAACCGACTCGAAACCTTCCTACAAAATCGATAG
- a CDS encoding Lrp/AsnC family transcriptional regulator, with product MDAKRELLAVLSTDARESTEDIARQLGVDSETVEELLDELEAEGTVKGYQAVIDWDNTDEQRVSAFVELNVELDRETGYEEIADRIARFSEVQSLRLVSGDYDFAIEVTGDSMQDVSKFISNQIAPIPEITQTVTHFIMETYKEAGIDFGDRDGDDRLSVSP from the coding sequence ATGGACGCCAAACGCGAACTACTCGCAGTGTTGTCGACCGATGCCCGGGAGTCGACCGAGGATATTGCCCGACAGCTCGGGGTGGACAGCGAGACCGTCGAGGAGTTGCTCGACGAACTCGAAGCCGAGGGGACAGTCAAGGGGTATCAGGCCGTCATCGACTGGGACAACACCGACGAGCAACGCGTCTCGGCGTTCGTGGAACTCAACGTCGAACTCGACCGCGAAACGGGGTACGAAGAGATCGCCGACCGCATTGCGCGCTTCTCGGAAGTCCAGTCGCTCCGACTGGTCTCGGGCGACTACGATTTCGCCATTGAGGTCACGGGTGATTCGATGCAGGACGTCTCGAAGTTCATCTCCAACCAGATCGCGCCGATTCCGGAGATCACCCAGACGGTGACCCACTTCATCATGGAGACCTACAAGGAGGCCGGTATCGACTTCGGCGACCGTGACGGTGACGACCGACTCTCCGTGTCGCCATGA
- a CDS encoding EamA family transporter, translated as MSYLPWALGALAAYTLVPLLMRVATTGADAIPSDVATVISNSVLVVGALAVIVGTDQRVTPHLSSSKIPYALAAGICLAIGILAYYRALSLGPVSVVTPVFGMFLVTSSIFGMALLDEPVTARKIAGIGFAVFAVYLVTIE; from the coding sequence ATGAGCTATCTCCCGTGGGCCCTCGGTGCGCTGGCTGCCTACACGTTAGTGCCGCTGTTGATGCGGGTGGCGACGACCGGTGCAGATGCCATCCCGAGCGACGTTGCGACGGTTATTTCGAACTCGGTTCTGGTCGTTGGCGCGCTGGCGGTGATTGTCGGGACCGATCAGCGTGTTACGCCGCATCTCAGCAGCTCGAAAATTCCGTACGCGCTCGCTGCGGGCATCTGTCTGGCGATTGGGATTTTGGCCTACTACCGGGCGCTTTCGCTCGGCCCAGTGAGCGTCGTGACGCCCGTCTTCGGCATGTTTCTCGTGACAAGTTCGATTTTCGGGATGGCGCTTCTCGACGAGCCAGTGACGGCACGGAAAATTGCCGGCATCGGCTTTGCGGTGTTTGCGGTGTATCTCGTCACCATCGAGTGA
- a CDS encoding AEC family transporter yields MDVLIRLCGLLVVLLVGTGLRRGGILNASRTERLNAATYYIALPALVFTATYDQDIAAIITPRLVGGVVGVLLVTAAIAWLLNRRRDVPARQSVAMIQSYHSNLGYLGLPLVAATFDAEVTAIASVVLGIGSLVQVPITVLILVTINGADTRLVDRLAQLATNPVLLALLAGIAVGSLGLPVAQPVTVALDGLAALALPLALLCVGATLDVDGPSVDLGATGSVVGLKLVVMPALAWLAFSALGVGTSTFTAAVVMLGTPTAVSTYVFANELGGDSEFASLNVFATTLVSVGSLFVLIRLVS; encoded by the coding sequence ATGGACGTTCTCATTCGCCTCTGTGGACTCCTCGTGGTGCTTCTCGTTGGCACCGGGCTCCGACGCGGCGGGATCTTAAATGCGAGCCGGACCGAGCGGCTCAACGCGGCCACCTACTACATCGCACTGCCGGCACTCGTCTTCACGGCGACCTACGATCAGGATATCGCCGCGATCATCACTCCAAGGCTCGTCGGTGGCGTGGTCGGCGTGCTTCTGGTGACGGCCGCGATTGCGTGGCTGCTCAACCGTCGACGGGACGTCCCGGCTCGACAGAGCGTGGCGATGATTCAGTCCTACCACTCCAATTTGGGGTATCTCGGCCTCCCACTCGTGGCCGCGACGTTCGACGCGGAGGTGACTGCTATCGCCAGTGTCGTCCTCGGGATCGGCTCACTGGTACAGGTGCCGATCACCGTTCTCATCCTCGTGACGATCAACGGGGCCGACACCCGGCTGGTCGACCGGCTTGCTCAGTTGGCGACGAACCCGGTGTTGCTCGCGCTGCTGGCCGGAATCGCGGTCGGCTCACTGGGCCTCCCGGTAGCCCAGCCGGTGACGGTGGCTCTCGATGGGCTGGCAGCGCTGGCCCTGCCGCTGGCGTTGCTCTGTGTCGGTGCCACGCTGGATGTCGACGGCCCCTCGGTCGACCTCGGCGCGACCGGCTCGGTCGTCGGCCTGAAACTCGTCGTGATGCCGGCCCTCGCGTGGCTCGCGTTTTCCGCACTCGGTGTGGGGACATCGACGTTCACCGCGGCGGTCGTCATGCTCGGGACGCCGACGGCGGTCTCGACCTACGTGTTTGCGAACGAACTCGGCGGCGACAGCGAGTTCGCCTCGCTCAACGTCTTCGCGACGACGCTGGTCTCAGTCGGCTCGTTGTTCGTGCTGATTCGACTCGTTTCATAA
- a CDS encoding response regulator has translation MNETSTQERGGPSQTDTLIEAIMTTNRRRLLFHLRQNGSATVDELVEAVERGTEVESTDEVDSLTFPTLYHLDIPKLECLGLLTFNPVDETVELTADPTVLGEWLDLAVGTDLGVQLDPPTDASEAAERRVLIVDDDPDITDLIETYLQSVHDGLSVMTAGSVDEAISVLSDQRFDCIVSDLQMPAASGLDLLKTVRKADSKIPFLLFTGHGSEDVASEAVEHNVTGYVRKTHDSTQFDDLARQIQLAVDSR, from the coding sequence ATGAACGAGACATCCACACAGGAGCGAGGCGGGCCGAGCCAGACGGATACGCTTATAGAAGCGATCATGACTACCAACCGACGACGACTGCTGTTTCATCTGCGGCAGAACGGCTCTGCGACGGTCGACGAACTGGTCGAGGCCGTCGAACGCGGGACCGAGGTGGAGTCGACCGATGAGGTCGACAGCCTGACGTTCCCGACACTGTATCATCTCGACATCCCGAAGTTGGAGTGTCTGGGCCTGCTGACGTTCAATCCGGTCGACGAGACCGTCGAACTCACTGCCGATCCCACGGTGTTGGGCGAGTGGCTCGACCTCGCGGTTGGAACGGATCTCGGAGTCCAACTCGATCCACCGACGGATGCCTCGGAAGCCGCGGAGAGACGGGTTCTCATCGTCGACGACGATCCGGATATTACGGATCTCATCGAAACCTACCTGCAGTCAGTACACGACGGATTGTCGGTGATGACTGCCGGGAGTGTCGATGAGGCGATCAGTGTCCTTAGCGACCAGCGCTTCGACTGTATCGTCAGCGATCTGCAGATGCCAGCCGCCAGCGGCCTGGATCTGCTTAAAACCGTTCGGAAGGCCGATTCGAAGATCCCGTTTTTATTGTTTACGGGCCATGGGAGCGAAGACGTAGCCAGCGAGGCAGTCGAACACAACGTCACCGGCTACGTGCGGAAAACCCATGATTCGACTCAGTTCGACGACCTTGCCCGACAGATCCAGTTGGCTGTCGACTCTCGGTGA
- a CDS encoding histidine kinase dimerization/phospho-acceptor domain-containing protein: MSRFPRLIVALGGLFVLFAVARVYDTATSLTLGPDVVFDTVLLVFTGLVFLYVGLKLPASDIEPQHYPHIVAWFLGGIGVMFGFLVLRELHPAVDADWTIGTQAIAFTIGSVGGLLIGIQRTRAITRTQQLQERNRELDARNRELDDRKRELDHQNRRLENVIGIISHDLRSPLSATSGWIMLAETEHSSQYLPKATGALDRMGEIIENTLALAHHGEAVVETEPFSLADIATECWAIAGSSTAELTVVDDALLWGDRLC, encoded by the coding sequence ATGTCCCGATTTCCGCGGCTCATCGTCGCGTTGGGCGGTCTGTTCGTCCTTTTTGCCGTGGCTCGGGTTTACGACACGGCCACGTCACTCACACTGGGTCCCGATGTGGTGTTCGATACCGTCTTGCTCGTTTTTACCGGGCTCGTGTTCCTTTACGTTGGACTCAAGCTGCCTGCATCCGATATCGAACCGCAACACTATCCGCATATTGTCGCCTGGTTTCTCGGCGGCATCGGTGTGATGTTCGGCTTTCTCGTCCTCCGTGAGCTCCATCCGGCAGTCGACGCCGACTGGACGATTGGCACACAGGCAATCGCCTTTACGATCGGCTCAGTCGGTGGGCTGCTGATCGGCATCCAGCGAACGCGAGCGATCACCCGGACCCAACAGCTCCAAGAGCGCAACCGAGAACTCGATGCTCGCAACCGGGAACTGGATGATCGCAAACGGGAACTCGACCACCAGAACCGTCGACTGGAGAACGTCATCGGCATTATCTCCCACGACCTTCGGAGTCCGCTGTCGGCGACAAGTGGCTGGATTATGTTGGCCGAAACGGAACACAGTAGCCAGTACTTGCCGAAGGCAACCGGCGCGCTCGACCGGATGGGTGAGATCATCGAGAACACGCTGGCGCTGGCCCACCACGGGGAGGCGGTCGTCGAGACCGAACCGTTCTCGCTGGCAGATATCGCCACCGAGTGCTGGGCAATCGCCGGCTCGTCGACCGCCGAGCTGACCGTTGTCGATGACGCCCTGTTGTGGGGAGATCGGCTTTGTTGA
- a CDS encoding IS5-like element ISHla2 family transposase, producing MKTLPKSQILRFTEKAIHLARRAVSRYSSKFSKHRYTLPQHVVLLCLKVRKNTTYRGLLDELIEMPRIRQALGLTELPTPSTLCKAFNRLDMAVWRVVLTLSATLLPTSGIVGVDASGFDRSHASKHYTKRAELTIQQLKVTLLVDTKVNAILDLHVTTTRKHDSQIAPSLIKRNPETIDILLGDKGYDDQKIRRLARHHEVRPLIKHREFTSLHKAWNARLDADLYGQRSQSETVNSTLKRKYGAFVRSRQWWKQFRELVLRCLVHNIDRAL from the coding sequence ATGAAGACCCTCCCGAAGTCGCAGATTCTCCGTTTTACTGAGAAGGCGATCCACCTAGCACGCCGAGCAGTCTCTCGATACTCCTCGAAGTTTTCTAAACACCGCTATACACTCCCGCAGCACGTTGTTCTACTGTGTCTCAAAGTTCGGAAGAACACGACCTATCGTGGTCTGCTTGACGAACTGATCGAGATGCCACGCATTCGTCAAGCTCTTGGATTAACTGAACTACCTACGCCATCAACGCTCTGTAAGGCGTTCAATCGGCTTGATATGGCTGTATGGCGTGTTGTATTGACTCTCTCAGCGACGCTACTTCCGACGAGTGGAATCGTTGGAGTTGATGCGTCAGGGTTCGACCGCAGTCACGCCTCAAAACATTACACGAAACGGGCTGAACTCACGATTCAGCAGCTCAAAGTGACGCTGTTGGTAGATACGAAAGTGAACGCAATTCTCGATCTGCACGTGACGACGACACGAAAACACGATAGTCAGATCGCTCCATCGTTGATCAAACGCAACCCCGAGACCATCGACATTCTGCTCGGTGACAAAGGCTACGACGACCAGAAGATCAGACGACTTGCCCGTCACCACGAGGTTCGGCCACTGATTAAGCATCGTGAGTTCACATCTCTCCACAAGGCATGGAACGCACGCTTAGACGCTGATCTCTACGGACAGAGAAGTCAATCAGAGACGGTCAACTCAACGCTCAAACGAAAGTACGGTGCCTTCGTTCGCTCCCGACAATGGTGGAAACAGTTCCGTGAACTCGTTCTTAGATGTCTTGTCCACAATATCGACCGAGCCCTCTAA
- a CDS encoding sensor histidine kinase, whose protein sequence is MSTEPGDRDRVKHVFENIFRNSVEHGGPSVSVRTGLVGTEGIYIQDDGPGIPAAIRPDIFTSGYTTTKGGTGFGLAIVAKIVDAHDWSIRLAEGGGGARFEITGISLTPSQEIDDAMAASDHRSAV, encoded by the coding sequence ATTTCAACAGAGCCGGGAGATCGAGACCGAGTCAAACACGTCTTTGAGAACATCTTCCGCAATAGCGTTGAACATGGTGGACCCAGTGTTTCGGTTCGTACTGGACTCGTCGGGACGGAGGGGATCTATATCCAAGACGATGGCCCGGGCATCCCGGCAGCCATTCGACCCGATATCTTCACTTCCGGCTATACGACCACGAAGGGCGGCACCGGGTTCGGATTGGCAATCGTCGCAAAAATCGTCGACGCCCACGATTGGTCGATCCGGCTGGCCGAGGGCGGGGGCGGCGCGCGGTTCGAGATCACCGGAATATCGCTCACACCCAGTCAGGAGATAGACGATGCGATGGCTGCATCCGACCACCGGAGCGCAGTATAA